The Streptomyces sp. NBC_00569 genomic sequence CGCGGTGCGCCGCGTCGACCGCATCTTCGTCCTGGACGAGGGCCGGCTGATCGAGGAGGGCAGTCACGCCGAGCTGTTCGCCGCCGAACCCGCCAGCCGCTACGCGCAGATGTACCGACTCCAGGCCGACCAGTACGAACACCACCGCCCCGCCCGAGTCCCCGGCCCCACCCGGCCGCCCGCCTCCGAGCCGGCGTGACCTGCGGGCAGCCTGTCCGACGCGGCGATCTCGGTACTGGGTCAGCGGCTCACGGCGGTTCCGCGGTCGATGCGCGACAGCTTCTCGGGGTTGCGCACGGCACAGAGCCCCTGACGCCGCTGACGAGGCGCCGCGCTCCGGCATCAGCCGGCCAGACGGGTCAGCTGCCGGTCGTGCCACTTGCTGAGCACCAGCAGCGAGACCGTGGCGCCGATCAACGCGCAGAACATGTCCCATTGGGTGTCCCACACATCGCCCTGGGTGGCGAGGAAGGCGTCCGCCGCGTGCCCGCCGATGACCGCCGCCGCCCACTCGAACATCTCGAAGACCGCGCTGAACGCCAGGCACGCGCAGACCGTGAGCGGCGCCAGCCATCGGCTGCCGCGCAGCGGAGACGTCCGAATCAGCAACTCCCGCACCAGGATGGCCGGTACGAAGCCCTGCATCAGGTGCCCGAACCGGTCATAGGGATTCCGGGACAGCCCCAGTCCTTCCTTCACCCACTCGCCCACCGGCACCTGGGCATACGTGTAGTGCCCGCCCAGCGCGAGCACCAGCGCGTGCGCCGCGAGGAGACAGCACAACAGCCCCGACAGCGGGAACCGCCGCCGGGCCAGGACGGCCAGCGGCAGTCCGATCAGCACCCACACCACTTCCAGCAACCAGGTCGTCCGGTCGTGCGGTGCCCAAGCGGAGACGGCGAGCCCCACGACCACGACGGCGACGCAGACACCGGGCAGCACCGACGACGGGGCCGCGAACGGGGCCGCCGGCGAGGCCGGATTGTTCGCCGTCCGGCGACGAGCAGCTGCGATCAGGGACATCCGGGCGCTCCTTCTTCTCGGTCACCTCATCGTGGCGGCCCGGAAGGCGGGTGGCCTGAGTACGGCTACTCAATCGGGAGCGGGCGACGGACGGTGGTGATCACGCCGGCGGGGACAGCGCCGTGAGGTAGTCGGACAGGGCCGCCGCCGTGTCGGCGAGGGGGAAGCGGGCGCCCAGGTGTCCGTCGGGGCGTACGACGAAGCCGGTCGGGCCGTCGGGGCGGTAGAGCCGGGCGAACTCCCCGGCGGCGTCACGGTATCCGGCCACGGCCAGGGGGTCGAGCCCGGCCGGCTCGGCATCGCGGGCGAGGACGGCGACAGCCTCCAGTCCGGCCCCGGGGAGCGTGCCGTCGGTCGGTTCCCCCGCGGCCTGGATCGTCCCGGCGGCCCCGGCCAGGCCGTCGGCGTCGGCCCCGTACAGGAGCACGACGTGTGCCGTGCGGCCGCGCAGGATGTCGAGCAGGCGCAACGGGTACGCGGCGACGGGCTCGGCGAGCCCGGTGCAGTCCGGGGCGCGGTCACCGGGCTGGGGCGCGTCGGCGGACCCGTTCGGGCTCCCGGCGAGCGGTCCGTCCCGGTAGCCGATGAGCAGTTGGGCCTCGCGGAGCATGATGGTCCGCGGCGCGTCGGGGTCGGCTTCGATGCCGTGCGTGGCATGCCGCACGGTCCGGCCGACGACCTCCTCGCCGACCGGGCGGCGCTCCGCGTCGTAGCTGGTGAGCAGGGCGGGTCCGGCCTCGCCCCGGATGACGAGGGCGAGCTTCCAGGCCAGGTTGCACGCGTCCTGGATGCCGGTGTTCATGCCCTGGGCGCCGGTGGGCGGATGGATGTGGGCGGCGTCGCCCGCGACGAAGACGCGTCCGTCGGCGTAGCGGTCGACGATGCGGTGGCTGATGCGGAAGATGGACGACCAGCGCATGTGGGAGAGGGTGGCCGGCGCAGGGGCGAGGCGGTCGACGACTGCCTGGATGTGGGACAGCTCGGGAGCGCCACCGCTCTGCAGGCCGTGCGCGACACCGTCCCCCCGCGTGGACCCGCGGTCGGCGCCCTGCTCGCCGAGCTCGGGCGGGACCAGCGTGGACATGCGGTAGCGGCCGTTCCCGGGCAGCGGGATGCAGACCAGCAGGTCGTCGGTGGAACCGTCGTCGGCGCGGTGCAGGGACCGTACGCCGTAGCCGTGCGGCATGTCCCAGTCGGCCTCGACGTCGGCCAGCATGTAGCCCTCGTCGAAGGCCCCTCCTTCGAAGCTCAGGCCCAGCCCTTTGCGGACGGTGCTGTGCGCTCCGTCGCAGCCGACGAGATAGCGGAGGCGCAACTCCTCCTCGGCACCGGAGTCGGTGCGCAGCAGGGCCGTGACCCCCTCCTCGTCCTGGGTGAACGACAGCAGTTCGGTACCGCGTTCGATGAACGTGCCGAGGTCGCCGACGTACTCCTCGATGAGGCGTTCGGTCTCGTACTGCGGCAGTGCGGCGAATCCGTAGGGCACTTCGGGCGGCAGGACGAGGTCGATGCGGGCCTGCTCCCGGCCGTTGACGTAGATCAGCTGGCCGCGCATCGGGACGGCGGCCTCCAGCGCGGCGCGGGCCAGGCCCATCCGGTCCCAGATCTCGAGTGTGCGCGGCTGGATACCGACCGCTTTGGCGTAGGGGAGGCGGGCCGGCAGGCGGTCGACGAGGCGGCAGCGCACCCCGTGCCGCCGCAGCTCCGCGGCGGCGCTCAGCCCGACCGGGCCGGCGCCCACGATCAGTACGTCGGTTGTTCGGGCGTGCTCCACGGGTACCTCCCCGTACCTGGCCCCCGGAACCGGCCCCGTCCTCCATCGTCGCCCGCCGCCGTGCCGGGGGCGAGCCGGCCGCCCGCCCTCCTGCCCGCACTCCCGCGACCGTGCCGACCGACCGCTGTCCACGTAGTGGGCGGTCAAGTGGCGGATCTTGGTCGTCCGCCGTCGATTCAGGCAGGTCAGAGCGGTGCGGCCGGAGCCGTCAGGTGGCGCAATACTGCCGCAACACCATCGGAGCCGCGGCGCCGGTACGTTCCCTGCCATGCCAGCCGAACGTATCCCCGCCTCGCTTCCGGTCGCCGCCGCGCGCCGTCGGCGGCTGCGTGCGGACCAGGCCCGGCAGCTCGCGGATCTGCTGCGCCACCAGATCCTGTCGGGCGGATTCCCGCGCGGCGTCCTCCCTCTGGAGGACGTCATCGCCGCCGACTACCGCGCCAGCCGCAACACCGTCCGGCAGGCCCTCGACCTGTTGCGCGGCGAGCAGCTCGTCGAGCGGAAGGCCGGCGTCGGCACCGTCGTGGTCTGCGAGAAGTACCCGCACGGCCTCGACCGGCTGCAAGGCCTGGCCGAGACCCTGCACGAGCACGGCCGGGTCACCAACGAGGTCCGCACCGTCGGGCCGGTCAGCGCTCCCGGCCCGGTGGCGCGCCGGCTCGGTCTGCCCGACCACACCGACGTGCTCTGTATCGAGCGGCTGCGGCGACTGGACGGACTGCCACTGTCCCTGGACCTGTCGTACCTGCCCATGGATGTCGGCGGTGACCTGCTCGGCTGCGATCTGGAGAACACGGACGTGTTCCGGCTCCTGGAGACACTGACCGGCGGCCCGCTGGGGCATGCCGAGATCACTCTCGAAGCCGTGAACGCCGACGCGCACTCCGCCGCGGTCCTCGAGGCGCCGCGCGGGAGCGCCGTTCTGATGCTGGAGCGGCTCACCCATCTGCCCGACGGGCGGCCCGTGGACCTGGAGTTCATCCGCTTCCGCGGCGACCGCATCACCATGAGCGGCGTCCTTCGCCGCCACTCCGTCTGACCCACCCCACGTTCCCTCTACGACCCTCCCTGGAGACAGCCATGCCCGTTGTCCCGCAGCGCGCCGACGTACCCGTGACCATCGACGAGTCGCGGTGTATCGACGGCTGCACGCTCTGCGTAGACATGTGTCCGCTCGACTCGCTCGCGATCCGCGAGGACAACGGCAAGGCGTACATGCACGTCGACGAGTGCTGGTACTGCGGCCCGTGCGCGGCCCGGTGCCCCACCGGCGCGGTCACCGTCAACATGCCCTACCTGCTCCGGTGAAAGGCCCGACTGCCGTGTTTCATCGACCCGTTGCGACACTCGCTCGGCTTCTGCCGCCGGCCCTGCTGCTGCCCCTGGTCACGGCCTGCGGTGGCGCCGCCGGGGCCGAGGACTCCAAGACCGTCACGGTGACCGTCGGATACCAGTCGAAGACCATCAACACCGTCACCGCCGGAACGCTGCTGCGCTCCCTCGGCTACTTCGAGGAGGAACTCGCGGCCCGCGGCAAGAAGGACGGCAGGACCTACAAGGTGAAGTGGCAGGACTTCGCGACCGGCGCCCCCATCACCGCCCAGATGACCGCCGGGAAGATCGACATCGGGTCGATGGGCGACTTCCCCCTGCTGATCAACGCGGCCCGGGGCAAGCAGCTGGGTCAGCCGACGCGGCTCGTCTCCGTCACCGGCTACAACCTGCGCGGCGGCCTCAACACCGTGGTCACCGCGCCCGGTTCGCACCTGAGGTCACTGGCCGACCTGCGCGGCAGGAAGGTGTCCACCAGCGTCGGCTCGGCCGCCGACGGCACCCTCGTACGAGCCCTGAAGAAGGCCGGGATCGACCCGGAGAAGGGCATCAGAAAACTCAACCAACAGCCCAGCGTGGGCGCGTCCGCCCTGACCGCGGGCAGCGTCGACGCCCTGTCCCAGTTCGTCGCCTGGCCGGGCCAGTTGGCGTACGAGGGCAAGGCGAAGGCCCTGTACGACGGGGCCGACCTGAATCTGCCGACGTTCCACGGAGTCACCGTCCGGGAGAAGTTCGCCGAGGAGCGCGGCGGGGTCCTCGACGACTTCCTCCAGGCTCAGAGGCGGGCCACCGACTACCTCCGCAAGAGGCCGGTCGCGGCCGCCGAGTCGGTGGCCGAGGAGACCGGCCTGCCCGCCGAGGCGGTCTACCTCTACAACGGCGCCCACGGCATCGCCACCTTCGACCCGGCGCTGCGGCCCGAGTTGATCGCCGCGCTGAAGAAGGACGTCCCGATCCTCAGGGCGGCCAAGCTGGTGGGCGACGTCGACGTGGACTCCTTCGTCGACCCTGAGCCGCTGAAGCGAGCCACGCACGCACCGGCGTATCCGAGGGCGGGCGCCGCCAAGTCCGAGCTGTGGCTGAAGGGTCAGGACTCCACCCGCACCTTCGACAGTCCGAAGCAGCTCCTCAGGGCGCTGAAGGGAGCTGAGGTCCGGGCCGCGTACGTACCCGACGCGCTGACCGGCACTCTGTGGTTCGCCGACCGCGCGGTGTGGGTGGCGGACGGCTCCGACCTGCGCGCCTTCGTCACCCCGAGCCACGCGCGGACGTACATCGAGCGGCACGCCGGCGCCAGGGTCGTCGGCTACGCGGACGCCGTGAGGCTCGCGTCATGAGCGCGGGCCGCCGCCTGATCCGGGCGGCGTCGCTCGCCGCGGCCCTCGGGCTCTGGCAGCTGCTGACCTCTCTGGACGTCGAACTCTGGCTGCGGTTCGGGCAGTTCCCCACGGTCGGCGAGGTGGCGTCCGCCTTCGGTGACCGGCTGGGCACCGCCCCGTACTGGCAGGACGTCGCCTACAGCCTGCGCCGCATCGTGATCGGGTTCCTGCTGGCCGCGGTGCTCGGTGTGGCTGCGGGCACCGCGATCGCGCGGTCCCGGTGGGTCGCCGATCTGCTCGGCCCGCTGATGGAGGTGGCGCGGCCGATCCCGGCGATCGCCCTGGTCCCGGTCGCGATCCTGCTGCTGCCCAGCAACGAGCAGGGCATCGTGTTCATCACGTTCACCGCCGCGTTCTTCCCGGTCCTTGTGTCGACGCGGCACGCGGTGCGTGCGCTGACGCCGGTGT encodes the following:
- a CDS encoding DUF2238 domain-containing protein: MSLIAAARRRTANNPASPAAPFAAPSSVLPGVCVAVVVVGLAVSAWAPHDRTTWLLEVVWVLIGLPLAVLARRRFPLSGLLCCLLAAHALVLALGGHYTYAQVPVGEWVKEGLGLSRNPYDRFGHLMQGFVPAILVRELLIRTSPLRGSRWLAPLTVCACLAFSAVFEMFEWAAAVIGGHAADAFLATQGDVWDTQWDMFCALIGATVSLLVLSKWHDRQLTRLAG
- a CDS encoding FAD-dependent monooxygenase: MEHARTTDVLIVGAGPVGLSAAAELRRHGVRCRLVDRLPARLPYAKAVGIQPRTLEIWDRMGLARAALEAAVPMRGQLIYVNGREQARIDLVLPPEVPYGFAALPQYETERLIEEYVGDLGTFIERGTELLSFTQDEEGVTALLRTDSGAEEELRLRYLVGCDGAHSTVRKGLGLSFEGGAFDEGYMLADVEADWDMPHGYGVRSLHRADDGSTDDLLVCIPLPGNGRYRMSTLVPPELGEQGADRGSTRGDGVAHGLQSGGAPELSHIQAVVDRLAPAPATLSHMRWSSIFRISHRIVDRYADGRVFVAGDAAHIHPPTGAQGMNTGIQDACNLAWKLALVIRGEAGPALLTSYDAERRPVGEEVVGRTVRHATHGIEADPDAPRTIMLREAQLLIGYRDGPLAGSPNGSADAPQPGDRAPDCTGLAEPVAAYPLRLLDILRGRTAHVVLLYGADADGLAGAAGTIQAAGEPTDGTLPGAGLEAVAVLARDAEPAGLDPLAVAGYRDAAGEFARLYRPDGPTGFVVRPDGHLGARFPLADTAAALSDYLTALSPPA
- a CDS encoding GntR family transcriptional regulator, giving the protein MPAERIPASLPVAAARRRRLRADQARQLADLLRHQILSGGFPRGVLPLEDVIAADYRASRNTVRQALDLLRGEQLVERKAGVGTVVVCEKYPHGLDRLQGLAETLHEHGRVTNEVRTVGPVSAPGPVARRLGLPDHTDVLCIERLRRLDGLPLSLDLSYLPMDVGGDLLGCDLENTDVFRLLETLTGGPLGHAEITLEAVNADAHSAAVLEAPRGSAVLMLERLTHLPDGRPVDLEFIRFRGDRITMSGVLRRHSV
- a CDS encoding 4Fe-4S dicluster domain-containing protein, whose amino-acid sequence is MPVVPQRADVPVTIDESRCIDGCTLCVDMCPLDSLAIREDNGKAYMHVDECWYCGPCAARCPTGAVTVNMPYLLR
- a CDS encoding ABC transporter substrate-binding protein, whose translation is MFHRPVATLARLLPPALLLPLVTACGGAAGAEDSKTVTVTVGYQSKTINTVTAGTLLRSLGYFEEELAARGKKDGRTYKVKWQDFATGAPITAQMTAGKIDIGSMGDFPLLINAARGKQLGQPTRLVSVTGYNLRGGLNTVVTAPGSHLRSLADLRGRKVSTSVGSAADGTLVRALKKAGIDPEKGIRKLNQQPSVGASALTAGSVDALSQFVAWPGQLAYEGKAKALYDGADLNLPTFHGVTVREKFAEERGGVLDDFLQAQRRATDYLRKRPVAAAESVAEETGLPAEAVYLYNGAHGIATFDPALRPELIAALKKDVPILRAAKLVGDVDVDSFVDPEPLKRATHAPAYPRAGAAKSELWLKGQDSTRTFDSPKQLLRALKGAEVRAAYVPDALTGTLWFADRAVWVADGSDLRAFVTPSHARTYIERHAGARVVGYADAVRLAS
- a CDS encoding ABC transporter permease, encoding MSAGRRLIRAASLAAALGLWQLLTSLDVELWLRFGQFPTVGEVASAFGDRLGTAPYWQDVAYSLRRIVIGFLLAAVLGVAAGTAIARSRWVADLLGPLMEVARPIPAIALVPVAILLLPSNEQGIVFITFTAAFFPVLVSTRHAVRALTPVWEEAVLTMGGGRLRVLFSVVLPGALPGIFGGLSVGIGVAWICVISAEMISGEYGVGYRTWQDYTVVDYPGVFVGMVTIGALGRLTSTAVEFLGRRATAWLPRPPERAPSRAARRAAAPPALSSPAPALEKEPVS